Within the Bacteroidales bacterium genome, the region ATCGGTATTATTCTTCTTCGTTTACATTCCCACGTTCTTTATATCTTTTATAAACCGTATAAATCAAGCCATCGCCAAGTCCTATGCGGGGAACAAAAACATAATCTGTTTTGGTGTTTTTCATAATGTAAATAAAAATTTCGGCAGCAGGAATAATAACATCGGCGCGGTCGGGGCGCATGCCCATATCTGTAATGCGTTCCTGTAAAGTCAAACTGCTTAATTCTTTGAGTCCCTTTTTTAAATGGTGATAACTTAATGAACTGTCGGGTTGTGTGGAATAAAGTTTCGAGAGTTTATTAATGTTTCCGCCGGAACCTATAAGATAGATTTTTCCGAAATCGTTTTTGAATTGATCAAGCCATGTTTTTAAATTTTCCCATTCTTCTGCATGAGCTTTTGCACTAAGGATTCGGATGGTGCCTAACTGAAACGAGTTGGAAGCAAGCAGCACACCATCTTTTATTACCGATATTTCGGTACTTCCACCGCCAACATCAATATACATGGCGACATGATATTTCTTTTCTATCAAAATATTGTTGGATGCACATAATATCCGCGCTTCTTCAATACCATCAATCACACGTACATCAATTCCCGAAGCGTTTCTTATACTTTCAATAATTGCTTTATTGTTGCTGGCTTCACGCATTGCCGATGTGGCGCAGGCAATATAATCAACAGGTTTGTAAACATCGATAAGGAGTTTAAAAGCATTCATTGTTTTCAGAAGGTTGTAAACCCTTTGTTCGGATATGCTTCCGGTATTGAAAACATCTTCACCCAGTCGTAAC harbors:
- a CDS encoding rod shape-determining protein encodes the protein MLFASIDIGSNAVRLYFANVFEIDGIPKAEKASLIRIPLRLGEDVFNTGSISEQRVYNLLKTMNAFKLLIDVYKPVDYIACATSAMREASNNKAIIESIRNASGIDVRVIDGIEEARILCASNNILIEKKYHVAMYIDVGGGSTEISVIKDGVLLASNSFQLGTIRILSAKAHAEEWENLKTWLDQFKNDFGKIYLIGSGGNINKLSKLYSTQPDSSLSYHHLKKGLKELSSLTLQERITDMGMRPDRADVIIPAAEIFIYIMKNTKTDYVFVPRIGLGDGLIYTVYKRYKERGNVNEEE